In Oryzihumus leptocrescens, the following are encoded in one genomic region:
- a CDS encoding Lrp/AsnC family transcriptional regulator, with protein sequence MISAIVLINAEVDRIPEVAAAIAEIDGVSEVYSVTGDVDLIAMVRVQQHEQFADVIADRLNKVQGVLGTQTHIAFRTYSRHDLEAAFSLGLDDA encoded by the coding sequence GTGATTTCCGCCATCGTGCTGATCAACGCCGAGGTCGACCGGATCCCCGAGGTCGCCGCCGCCATCGCCGAGATCGACGGCGTGAGCGAGGTCTACTCGGTCACCGGGGACGTCGACCTCATCGCCATGGTCCGTGTGCAGCAGCACGAGCAGTTCGCCGACGTGATCGCCGACCGGCTCAACAAGGTCCAGGGCGTCCTCGGCACCCAGACGCACATCGCGTTCCGCACCTACTCCCGGCACGACCTCGAGGCAGCGTTCAGCCTCGGCCTCGACGACGCCTGA
- a CDS encoding L,D-transpeptidase: protein MVISTMQRRAALAAALLAGAALVSACGPAGGASGPAAGGAGTHAAATPGGGASSTTQQAAPAQLSVSPADAATGVLPTAPVTVRAESGTLGSVTLKATDGETVDGAVGADGTWKASGRLTPGTAYTLTAKATGPDGTPSTVTSSFTTLRPAVTATYGLIPGGGTVGVGMPVSVQFDSPVATKTERAQVEKLMRISVSPKQEGAWGWLDNRQLMWRPKSYWLPGTHVTVTAPLHGVQTGEGKWVAADHTTSFTVGSSMVSTVDMNAHTMTVRQNGAVLRTFKVSTGRPGPKTETRYGTKVIISRDGDVTMDSTTIGIPKGKPGYYKIDTKWAMRLTWTGEFVHSAPWSVGAQGNANVSHGCTNMAPADAQWMFEHSKVGDVVKFTGSNRPFQPTEGYGIWMYSFSQWKAQSALA, encoded by the coding sequence GTGGTGATCTCGACAATGCAGCGTCGTGCTGCCCTCGCGGCGGCGCTGCTGGCCGGTGCGGCCCTGGTGTCGGCCTGCGGCCCCGCAGGTGGTGCCTCGGGCCCGGCAGCCGGGGGAGCGGGCACGCACGCCGCGGCGACGCCCGGTGGCGGCGCGTCCAGCACCACCCAGCAGGCCGCCCCGGCGCAGCTGTCGGTCAGCCCCGCAGACGCTGCCACCGGCGTCCTGCCGACCGCCCCGGTGACCGTCCGGGCCGAGTCCGGCACCCTGGGCAGCGTCACGCTCAAGGCCACCGACGGCGAGACGGTGGACGGCGCCGTTGGCGCCGACGGCACCTGGAAGGCGAGCGGCCGGCTCACTCCCGGCACGGCATACACGCTGACCGCGAAGGCGACCGGTCCGGATGGCACGCCCTCCACGGTGACCTCCTCGTTCACCACCCTCAGGCCGGCGGTGACCGCGACCTACGGGCTGATCCCCGGCGGCGGCACCGTGGGCGTGGGCATGCCGGTGAGCGTGCAGTTCGACTCCCCGGTCGCGACCAAGACCGAGCGGGCGCAGGTCGAGAAGCTGATGAGGATCTCGGTCAGCCCCAAGCAGGAGGGCGCCTGGGGCTGGCTGGACAACCGCCAGCTGATGTGGCGGCCGAAGAGCTACTGGCTCCCCGGCACCCACGTGACGGTCACCGCGCCGTTGCACGGCGTCCAGACCGGTGAGGGCAAGTGGGTGGCCGCCGACCACACCACCAGCTTCACCGTCGGGTCCTCGATGGTCTCCACGGTCGACATGAACGCCCACACCATGACGGTCCGCCAGAACGGCGCGGTGCTGCGCACGTTCAAGGTGAGCACCGGGCGTCCCGGACCGAAGACCGAGACCCGCTACGGCACCAAGGTCATCATCTCCCGCGACGGCGACGTCACCATGGACTCGACCACGATCGGCATCCCCAAGGGCAAGCCGGGCTACTACAAGATCGACACCAAGTGGGCGATGCGCCTTACCTGGACCGGCGAGTTCGTCCACTCGGCCCCGTGGTCGGTCGGCGCGCAGGGCAACGCCAACGTCTCCCACGGCTGCACCAACATGGCACCGGCCGACGCGCAGTGGATGTTCGAGCACTCCAAGGTCGGCGACGTCGTGAAGTTCACCGGGTCCAACCGCCCGTTCCAGCCCACCGAGGGCTACGGCATCTGGATGTACTCCTTCAGCCAGTGGAAGGCCCAGAGCGCCCTGGCCTGA
- the trpD gene encoding anthranilate phosphoribosyltransferase codes for MAADTPASGTTTWPAVFTSLLAGQDLSSADAAWAMDRIMSGEATPAQVAGFLVALRAKGETVEEMRGLADMMLQHANRIEVAGPSLDIVGTGGDRAHTVNISTMASIVCAAAGIKVVKHGNRAASSSSGSADVLEALGVNLTIPPERVVEVAERAGITFCFAQTFHPSFRHTAAPRRDLGIGTAFNALGPLTNPAQPTYAAVGVADARLAPLMAGVFAGRGKDAVVFRGDDSLDELTVSTTSSVWWVRGGVVREYTLDPRELGLELHPLESLRGGDAVHNAGVVRDVFGGQRGPVRDAVVLNAGIALALTEQDPQGGPGAGADAGTGAGSAARTGMDHAAFTAQVRAGMDRAERAIDEGAATEVVARWVAATRD; via the coding sequence GTGGCTGCGGACACGCCGGCGTCCGGGACGACGACCTGGCCGGCGGTGTTCACGTCGCTGCTCGCCGGGCAGGACCTGAGCTCGGCTGACGCGGCGTGGGCGATGGACCGCATCATGAGCGGTGAGGCCACGCCCGCCCAGGTGGCCGGCTTCCTCGTGGCGCTACGCGCCAAGGGCGAGACGGTCGAGGAGATGCGCGGCCTGGCGGACATGATGCTGCAGCACGCCAACCGCATCGAGGTCGCCGGGCCCAGCCTGGACATCGTCGGCACCGGCGGCGACCGGGCGCACACGGTCAACATCTCGACCATGGCCTCGATCGTGTGTGCGGCCGCCGGCATCAAGGTGGTCAAGCACGGCAACCGGGCGGCGTCCTCCAGCTCCGGTTCGGCCGACGTGCTCGAAGCGCTCGGGGTCAACCTCACGATCCCGCCGGAGCGCGTGGTCGAGGTCGCCGAGCGGGCCGGCATCACGTTCTGCTTCGCGCAGACGTTCCACCCCTCGTTCCGCCACACGGCGGCGCCCCGGCGCGACCTGGGCATCGGGACCGCCTTCAACGCCCTCGGCCCGCTGACCAACCCGGCCCAGCCCACCTACGCGGCCGTGGGTGTCGCCGACGCGCGGCTGGCGCCGCTCATGGCGGGGGTGTTCGCCGGCCGGGGCAAGGACGCGGTGGTCTTCCGGGGCGATGACAGCCTCGACGAGCTGACCGTCTCCACCACGTCCTCGGTGTGGTGGGTCCGCGGTGGCGTGGTGCGCGAGTACACGCTCGACCCGCGCGAGCTCGGCCTCGAGCTGCACCCGCTGGAGTCCCTGCGCGGCGGGGACGCGGTCCACAACGCCGGCGTCGTGCGTGACGTGTTCGGAGGCCAGCGCGGGCCGGTGCGCGACGCGGTCGTCCTCAACGCCGGTATCGCGCTCGCCCTCACCGAGCAGGACCCCCAGGGGGGTCCCGGCGCGGGCGCCGACGCGGGCACGGGCGCAGGCTCGGCCGCGCGTACCGGCATGGACCACGCCGCGTTCACCGCGCAGGTGCGGGCGGGGATGGACCGGGCCGAGCGGGCGATCGACGAGGGCGCGGCGACCGAGGTCGTCGCGCGCTGGGTTGCGGCGACCCGCGACTGA
- a CDS encoding metallopeptidase family protein, whose protein sequence is MGFRMTRQEFEDAVGDALDEVPAELLDLMDNVVFLVEDEPPDQDPDLLGVYDGTPLTERGDAWAMGSLPDRITLFQGPLQRMCEDREELLEEIAVTVVHEIAHHFGIDDDRLHALGWD, encoded by the coding sequence ATGGGATTCCGGATGACGCGCCAGGAGTTCGAGGACGCCGTCGGCGACGCGCTCGATGAGGTCCCCGCCGAGCTGCTCGACCTGATGGACAACGTCGTCTTCCTGGTCGAGGACGAGCCGCCGGACCAGGACCCGGACCTGCTCGGCGTCTACGACGGCACTCCCCTGACCGAGCGCGGCGACGCCTGGGCCATGGGGTCGCTCCCGGACCGGATCACGCTGTTCCAGGGCCCCTTGCAGCGCATGTGCGAGGACCGCGAGGAGCTGCTCGAGGAGATCGCCGTGACCGTCGTGCACGAGATCGCGCACCACTTCGGGATCGACGACGACCGGCTCCACGCGCTCGGCTGGGACTGA
- a CDS encoding cytochrome b produces MSTTTTPKGAASLRANDAKPAEAVAGPLKVAGGVGGWFDDRTGIAKPVRHLLKKVFPDHWSFMLGEIAMYSLVILLLSGTFLTFWFVPSAGHVIYNGSHVPLKGISMSEAYKSTLDISFDVRGGLIIRQIHHWAALLFIVSIMVHMFRVFFTGAFRKPREINWVIGTILSMLAIVEGFAGYSLPDDLLSGTGLRAAEGFMQSIPVLGSYIAYFVFGGAFPGEAIIPRLYTVHVLLIPAIIVGLFTAHIVLVMVHKHTQYPGPGRTNENVVGYPLMPVYIAKAGGFFFIVFGVTALISALVTINPIWMYGPYDPSPVTAGSQPDWYMGFADGALRLMPGWTELHFWGFTLGLNVFIPAILLIPVLYGLAGAYPFLEAWVTGDKREHHLLDRPRNAPTRTGIGVMALVFYGILFFAAGNDLIAIKLGLSINDITNTFRVLLLVAPPLAFWVTKRICLSLQRRDRDLVLHGRETGRIVRTAEGRFFEVHEPLGELERWTLVQHEAHRPLELGSSVDANGVRRPGAAMERMRAKLSKFYFEDRVDPVTPAELAAAHHDGHEEEALHSIEGRPQWVGQLHGGADERDDVDAYAPHEEEGSETSTR; encoded by the coding sequence ATGAGCACCACCACTACCCCCAAGGGCGCAGCGAGCCTGCGCGCCAACGACGCCAAGCCGGCCGAGGCCGTCGCTGGTCCCCTGAAGGTCGCCGGAGGCGTGGGCGGCTGGTTCGATGACCGTACGGGCATCGCCAAGCCGGTCCGCCACCTGCTGAAGAAGGTCTTCCCGGACCACTGGTCGTTCATGCTCGGCGAGATCGCGATGTACTCCCTCGTGATCCTGCTGCTGTCGGGCACCTTCCTGACCTTCTGGTTCGTCCCGAGCGCGGGCCACGTGATCTACAACGGGTCACACGTCCCGCTCAAGGGCATCTCCATGAGCGAGGCCTACAAGTCCACGCTGGACATCTCGTTCGACGTCCGCGGTGGCCTGATCATCCGTCAGATCCACCACTGGGCAGCCCTGCTGTTCATCGTGTCGATCATGGTCCACATGTTCCGGGTGTTCTTCACCGGCGCGTTCCGCAAGCCGCGTGAGATCAACTGGGTCATCGGCACCATCCTGTCGATGCTGGCCATCGTCGAGGGCTTCGCCGGCTACTCGCTGCCGGACGACCTGCTCTCGGGCACCGGTCTGCGGGCTGCTGAGGGCTTCATGCAGTCGATCCCGGTCCTGGGCTCCTACATCGCCTACTTCGTCTTCGGCGGTGCGTTCCCGGGCGAGGCGATCATCCCCCGCCTCTACACCGTCCACGTGCTGCTGATCCCGGCGATCATCGTGGGCCTGTTCACCGCCCACATCGTGCTGGTCATGGTGCACAAGCACACCCAGTACCCCGGGCCGGGCCGCACGAACGAGAACGTCGTGGGCTACCCGCTCATGCCGGTCTACATCGCCAAGGCCGGTGGCTTCTTCTTCATCGTCTTCGGTGTCACCGCCCTGATCTCGGCCCTGGTCACGATCAACCCGATCTGGATGTACGGCCCCTACGACCCCTCACCGGTCACCGCGGGTTCGCAGCCTGACTGGTACATGGGCTTCGCCGACGGCGCCCTGCGCCTGATGCCGGGCTGGACCGAGCTGCACTTCTGGGGCTTCACGCTCGGGCTGAACGTCTTCATCCCGGCGATCCTGCTGATCCCGGTGCTGTACGGCCTCGCCGGCGCCTACCCCTTCCTCGAGGCGTGGGTCACCGGTGACAAGCGCGAGCACCACCTGCTGGACCGCCCGCGCAACGCCCCGACGCGCACCGGCATCGGCGTCATGGCCCTGGTCTTCTACGGCATCCTGTTCTTCGCCGCGGGCAACGACCTGATCGCCATCAAGCTGGGCCTGTCGATCAACGACATCACCAACACCTTCCGGGTGCTGCTGCTCGTCGCTCCCCCGCTGGCCTTCTGGGTCACCAAGCGGATCTGCCTGAGCCTGCAGCGCCGTGACCGCGACCTGGTCCTGCACGGTCGCGAGACCGGCCGGATCGTCCGCACCGCCGAGGGCCGCTTCTTCGAGGTCCACGAGCCGCTGGGCGAGCTCGAGCGCTGGACGCTGGTGCAGCACGAGGCTCACCGTCCGCTCGAGCTCGGCTCCTCGGTAGACGCCAACGGTGTCCGCCGCCCGGGCGCGGCCATGGAGCGGATGCGGGCCAAGCTCTCGAAGTTCTACTTCGAGGACCGGGTTGACCCCGTCACCCCCGCCGAGCTGGCTGCCGCCCACCACGACGGCCACGAGGAGGAGGCACTGCACTCCATCGAGGGTCGCCCGCAGTGGGTCGGTCAGCTGCACGGTGGCGCGGACGAGCGCGACGACGTCGACGCCTACGCCCCGCACGAAGAGGAGGGCTCGGAGACCAGCACCCGCTGA
- a CDS encoding c-type cytochrome codes for MNALAARRRHPAAIVILLLLGLVAMGGLYAALAPKPAQAATATADDVAEGKKLFLANCATCHGLNAEGSKAGPTLVGVGAAAVDFQVGTGRMPLAGPAVQAKRNSDVKFTDQQIAQMAAYVASLAPGPAVPDAADTSGNGDVAKGAELFRVNCAMCHNFAGSGGALTRGKFAPSLRNVEGKHIYEAMLTGPQSMPVFNDTNLSPTDKNNIISYLHSVDKAENPGGLSLGNLGPVSEGLFVWIFGIGILIACAVWLGSKAA; via the coding sequence GTGAACGCACTGGCCGCCCGCCGCCGCCACCCGGCGGCGATCGTCATCCTCCTGCTGCTGGGGCTGGTCGCCATGGGTGGGCTCTACGCCGCCCTCGCGCCCAAGCCCGCGCAGGCGGCGACCGCCACCGCCGATGACGTTGCCGAGGGCAAGAAGCTCTTCCTGGCCAACTGCGCCACCTGCCACGGCCTCAACGCCGAGGGCAGCAAGGCCGGCCCGACCCTGGTCGGTGTGGGTGCCGCCGCCGTCGACTTCCAGGTCGGCACCGGCCGTATGCCGCTCGCCGGGCCCGCGGTCCAGGCCAAGCGCAACAGCGACGTGAAGTTCACCGACCAGCAGATCGCGCAGATGGCGGCCTACGTCGCCTCGCTCGCCCCGGGGCCGGCCGTGCCGGACGCGGCCGACACCAGCGGCAACGGTGACGTCGCCAAGGGCGCGGAGCTGTTCCGCGTCAACTGCGCCATGTGCCACAACTTCGCCGGCTCCGGTGGCGCGCTGACCCGCGGCAAGTTCGCCCCGAGCCTGCGCAACGTCGAGGGCAAGCACATCTACGAGGCCATGCTCACCGGCCCGCAGTCGATGCCCGTCTTCAACGACACCAACCTGTCCCCCACGGACAAGAACAACATCATCAGCTACCTGCACTCGGTCGACAAGGCTGAGAACCCGGGCGGTCTGAGCCTGGGCAACCTCGGTCCCGTCTCCGAGGGCCTGTTCGTCTGGATCTTCGGCATCGGCATCCTCATCGCGTGCGCCGTGTGGCTGGGCTCCAAGGCAGCGTGA
- a CDS encoding ubiquinol-cytochrome c reductase iron-sulfur subunit — protein MNEHGTEAPDGTSTEAVRLDQGHIEGTGGIPERFTNPGLPAHIHRSADVDEKAARKAEKQVATLFTLSIIGTLVFIVAYFAIDHRTQVFMPGIGLANLQNVVLGVSLAVSLFMIGAGAVHWAKTLMPDEEVVEERHTLRSQDEDRTAAVDTILGGGDQAQLGRRPLIKYTLGGALGLFAVPLVLQVAGGLGPLPGDALSTTFWRKGMKLMRDPEGTPIKATDVTIGSVFHVMPEGIDKSEHVLEEKGKAAVLLMRLDPDDIKVAKERDWGHDGIVAYSKICTHVGCPVGLYEQQTHHLLCPCHQSTFDVTQDCKVIFGPAGRPLPQLKITVDNEGYLVADSPFREAVGPSFWERGS, from the coding sequence ATGAACGAACACGGCACCGAGGCCCCGGACGGCACGTCCACCGAGGCCGTCCGCCTCGACCAGGGGCACATCGAAGGCACCGGGGGCATCCCGGAGCGCTTCACCAACCCCGGTCTCCCGGCGCACATCCACCGCTCGGCGGATGTCGACGAGAAGGCCGCCCGCAAGGCCGAGAAGCAGGTGGCGACGCTCTTCACGCTGTCGATCATCGGCACGCTGGTCTTCATCGTGGCCTACTTCGCCATCGACCACAGGACCCAGGTCTTCATGCCGGGCATCGGCCTGGCCAACCTGCAGAACGTCGTCCTCGGCGTCAGCCTGGCTGTCAGCCTCTTCATGATCGGCGCCGGCGCGGTCCACTGGGCCAAGACGCTCATGCCCGACGAGGAGGTCGTGGAGGAGCGCCACACGCTGCGCTCCCAGGACGAGGACCGCACCGCGGCCGTCGACACCATCCTCGGCGGTGGCGACCAGGCCCAGCTCGGCCGTCGCCCGCTGATCAAGTACACCCTCGGTGGCGCCCTCGGCCTGTTCGCGGTGCCGCTGGTGCTCCAGGTGGCTGGTGGCCTCGGCCCGTTGCCCGGCGACGCGCTGTCCACGACGTTCTGGCGCAAGGGCATGAAGCTCATGCGCGACCCCGAGGGCACCCCGATCAAGGCCACCGACGTCACGATCGGATCGGTCTTCCACGTCATGCCCGAGGGCATCGACAAGAGCGAGCACGTCCTCGAGGAGAAGGGCAAGGCCGCGGTCCTGCTCATGCGCCTCGACCCGGACGACATCAAGGTGGCCAAGGAGCGCGACTGGGGTCACGATGGGATCGTGGCCTACTCGAAGATCTGCACCCACGTGGGTTGCCCCGTGGGCCTCTACGAGCAGCAGACGCACCACCTGCTGTGCCCCTGCCACCAGTCGACGTTCGACGTGACGCAGGACTGCAAGGTCATCTTCGGCCCGGCCGGCCGGCCCCTGCCGCAGCTGAAGATCACGGTTGACAACGAGGGCTACCTCGTTGCGGACTCACCCTTCCGCGAGGCGGTTGGCCCGAGCTTCTGGGAGCGCGGTTCATGA
- a CDS encoding DEDD exonuclease domain-containing protein: MQGVQGTLDELGTPLAGVTFVVVDLETTGGSPAGAHITEIGAVKVRAGEVLGEFQTLVNPGEPIPAFISLLTGITDRMVADSPRINTAVPAFLEFARGSVLVAHNAPFDVSFLKAAAALTGHEWPGFRVVDTAHLARQLVTKDEARDRKLGTLARLFGAATTPDHRALHDARATVDVLHGLLSRVGNLGVLTLEELSSFSSRVSAAQRRKRHLAEGLPHSPGVYLFKDGKGRVLYVGTSRDIRTRVRTYFTASEQRTRMAEMVGIAESVTPVVCQTPLEAEVRELRLIAEHKPRYNRRSRHPERAPWVKLTVEPFPRLSIVREVRDDGARYVGPFSSRHAAEAAIAAVHEVVPLRQCTKRLSLRGTSSGCALSEMGRCGAPCTGAQDVESYAQVVERVASVIGGDAREVVAALHRRMDLLASQERFEDAGEVRDRMLHLVRAAARAQRIAPLARSAEVVAARRAEAGGWEVICVRHGRLAGTSVSPRGADPMPYIEALRASAEVVSPGPGPAPAAYPEETEKVLRWLESPGVRIVSIEGEWTCPTHGAGAARARLEPLAAAARDVVPFDEPGGPGLRHQPPAAVMSAAG; the protein is encoded by the coding sequence ATGCAGGGCGTCCAAGGCACACTCGACGAGCTCGGCACCCCCTTGGCGGGGGTGACGTTCGTCGTGGTCGACCTCGAGACCACCGGTGGCAGCCCCGCCGGCGCGCACATCACCGAGATCGGCGCGGTCAAGGTCCGCGCCGGCGAGGTGCTCGGCGAGTTCCAGACGCTGGTCAACCCCGGCGAGCCGATCCCGGCGTTCATCTCCCTGCTCACCGGCATCACCGACCGCATGGTCGCCGACTCCCCGCGCATCAACACGGCCGTCCCGGCGTTCCTCGAGTTCGCCCGCGGCAGCGTGCTCGTGGCCCACAACGCCCCGTTCGACGTGTCCTTCCTCAAGGCCGCGGCAGCGCTGACCGGACACGAGTGGCCCGGCTTCCGGGTCGTCGACACCGCGCACCTGGCGCGGCAGCTGGTCACCAAGGACGAGGCACGCGACCGCAAGCTCGGCACCCTGGCGCGGCTGTTCGGCGCGGCCACCACACCCGACCACCGGGCGCTGCACGACGCCCGGGCCACGGTCGACGTGCTGCACGGCCTGCTCTCCCGGGTCGGCAACCTCGGGGTGCTGACCCTCGAGGAGCTGAGCAGCTTCTCCTCGAGGGTGTCCGCGGCGCAGCGGCGCAAGCGCCACCTCGCCGAGGGCCTGCCGCACTCCCCGGGGGTCTACCTGTTCAAGGACGGCAAGGGGCGGGTGCTCTACGTCGGCACCTCCCGCGACATCCGCACCCGGGTGCGCACCTACTTCACCGCCTCGGAGCAGCGCACGCGCATGGCCGAGATGGTCGGCATCGCCGAGAGCGTCACCCCGGTGGTGTGCCAGACGCCACTGGAGGCCGAGGTGCGCGAGCTGCGGCTCATCGCCGAGCACAAGCCGCGCTACAACCGCCGCTCCCGCCACCCCGAGCGCGCGCCGTGGGTCAAGCTGACCGTGGAGCCGTTCCCCCGGTTGAGCATCGTGCGCGAGGTGCGCGACGACGGGGCCCGCTACGTCGGGCCCTTCTCCTCGCGCCACGCCGCCGAGGCGGCGATCGCCGCGGTCCACGAGGTGGTGCCGCTGCGGCAGTGCACCAAGCGGCTCAGCCTGCGGGGCACCTCCTCGGGCTGCGCGCTCTCCGAGATGGGCCGCTGCGGCGCCCCGTGCACCGGCGCCCAGGACGTCGAGTCCTACGCCCAGGTCGTCGAGCGGGTGGCCAGCGTCATCGGCGGCGATGCACGCGAGGTCGTGGCCGCCCTGCACCGTCGCATGGACCTGCTGGCCAGCCAGGAGCGGTTCGAGGACGCCGGGGAGGTGCGCGACCGGATGCTGCACCTGGTCCGGGCCGCCGCCCGGGCCCAGCGCATCGCGCCGCTGGCCCGCAGCGCCGAGGTCGTCGCCGCCCGCCGCGCCGAGGCCGGCGGCTGGGAGGTCATCTGCGTCCGTCACGGGCGGCTCGCCGGCACGAGCGTGAGCCCCCGCGGCGCCGACCCCATGCCCTACATCGAGGCACTCAGGGCCAGCGCCGAGGTCGTCTCCCCCGGGCCCGGTCCGGCGCCCGCCGCCTACCCGGAGGAGACCGAGAAGGTGCTGCGCTGGCTGGAGTCGCCCGGGGTGCGCATCGTCAGCATCGAGGGCGAGTGGACCTGCCCGACCCACGGCGCCGGCGCCGCCCGGGCCCGGCTCGAGCCGCTGGCCGCTGCGGCGCGCGACGTGGTGCCGTTCGACGAGCCCGGCGGTCCGGGGCTGCGGCACCAGCCGCCGGCCGCGGTCATGTCCGCCGCGGGCTAG
- a CDS encoding cytochrome c oxidase subunit 3, with amino-acid sequence MAAVATASAVHSSTPAGTIPGHGPVTRPNMTSVGTIVWLASELMFFAGLFAMYFTIRSVSPELWKTQTEHLNVPYATVNTLVLVISSVWCQLGVFKAEHGQPARTGSLLQLSKWGMREWYVLTYVFGAIFVSGQVLEYATLVHEGLSISANAYGSVFYLTTGFHALHVTGGLLAFLLIIGRTFTTRRYTHAQATGAIVTSYYWHFVDVVWIALFATIYLLK; translated from the coding sequence ATGGCCGCCGTGGCGACCGCATCAGCAGTTCACTCCAGTACCCCGGCAGGCACGATCCCCGGCCACGGCCCGGTGACCCGACCGAACATGACCTCGGTGGGCACCATCGTGTGGCTGGCGAGCGAGCTCATGTTCTTCGCAGGCCTGTTCGCGATGTACTTCACCATCCGCTCCGTCTCCCCCGAGCTGTGGAAGACGCAGACCGAGCACCTCAACGTGCCCTACGCGACGGTCAACACCCTCGTGCTGGTCATCTCGTCGGTGTGGTGCCAGCTCGGCGTGTTCAAGGCCGAGCACGGCCAGCCGGCGCGCACGGGCTCGCTGCTGCAGCTGAGCAAGTGGGGCATGCGCGAGTGGTACGTCCTGACCTACGTGTTCGGCGCGATCTTCGTCTCCGGCCAGGTGCTGGAGTACGCCACGCTCGTCCACGAGGGGCTGTCGATCTCGGCCAACGCCTACGGCTCGGTCTTCTACCTGACGACGGGCTTCCACGCCCTGCACGTCACCGGTGGCCTGCTGGCGTTCCTGCTGATCATCGGCCGCACCTTCACGACCCGCCGCTACACCCACGCACAGGCCACGGGCGCCATCGTCACCTCGTACTACTGGCACTTCGTCGACGTGGTGTGGATCGCGCTGTTCGCGACCATCTACCTGCTCAAGTGA
- a CDS encoding HNH endonuclease signature motif containing protein, with the protein MVLFADRLAVVDAAAEALTGLAEVVHQCRGADLGPAMGRLDVLRRLVDAAQVSVLGEGLERGEVASSTCSTAAGWVLEWAPSYRAGGAGDLVKVAQACVGRPVGAGAAHVLDHGSVRRLRGCVLAGRVGVRCAAVVLAEMHKLGPRLTPQALPTVWEGFLQVAEEAGPREVRGLRERIIAAYGRDQEFQVRQDRLKHGVSLSAGRADDGMVEYQLRLDPEGASVLEAAIGPLSAPYPVDGISDLRSSDQRRGDALVEACRRSTAAGGEVPVQTKAQVFVAMDFQDLKDACGSGSVLGSGSLLGPETVRRIACDAAVIPVVLGTQGEVLDLGRTRRLFTPAQLKYLWQRDQGCTIPGCHAPPWWCDGHHVIHWANGGATDVGNAALLCGRHHTIVHQRGWTATVTATGVTWHT; encoded by the coding sequence GTGGTGTTGTTCGCGGACCGGTTGGCGGTGGTGGATGCGGCGGCGGAGGCGTTGACCGGGCTGGCCGAGGTGGTGCACCAGTGCCGGGGCGCGGATCTGGGTCCGGCGATGGGTCGGCTGGATGTGCTGCGGCGGTTGGTGGACGCGGCCCAGGTCTCGGTGCTCGGCGAGGGCCTGGAGCGGGGCGAGGTGGCCTCCTCGACCTGCTCAACGGCGGCGGGGTGGGTGCTGGAGTGGGCGCCGTCCTACCGGGCCGGTGGGGCCGGTGACCTGGTCAAGGTCGCCCAGGCCTGCGTGGGCCGCCCGGTCGGGGCGGGCGCGGCGCACGTGTTGGACCACGGGTCGGTGCGGCGGCTGCGGGGGTGCGTGCTGGCCGGCCGGGTGGGGGTGCGCTGCGCGGCGGTCGTGCTGGCGGAGATGCACAAGCTCGGTCCCCGGTTGACGCCGCAGGCTCTGCCCACGGTGTGGGAGGGGTTCCTTCAGGTCGCCGAGGAGGCGGGGCCGCGGGAGGTGCGGGGGTTGCGGGAGCGGATCATCGCCGCCTACGGGCGGGATCAGGAGTTCCAGGTCCGCCAGGACCGGCTCAAGCACGGGGTGTCGTTGTCGGCGGGCCGGGCCGATGACGGGATGGTGGAGTACCAGCTGCGTCTGGACCCCGAGGGGGCGAGCGTGTTGGAGGCGGCGATCGGGCCGTTGTCCGCGCCGTACCCGGTCGACGGCATCAGCGACCTGCGGAGCAGCGATCAGCGGCGCGGGGACGCCCTGGTCGAGGCCTGCCGCCGGTCCACGGCCGCCGGGGGTGAGGTGCCGGTGCAGACCAAGGCGCAGGTCTTCGTGGCCATGGACTTCCAGGACCTCAAGGACGCCTGCGGGTCCGGATCGGTGCTGGGCAGCGGGAGCCTGTTGGGTCCGGAGACGGTGCGCCGGATCGCCTGCGACGCCGCGGTCATCCCGGTGGTGCTGGGCACCCAGGGGGAGGTCCTCGACCTCGGCCGCACAAGAAGGCTTTTCACCCCGGCCCAGCTGAAGTACCTCTGGCAGAGGGACCAGGGCTGCACCATCCCGGGCTGTCACGCCCCGCCGTGGTGGTGCGACGGGCACCACGTCATCCACTGGGCCAACGGCGGGGCCACCGACGTCGGCAACGCGGCCCTGTTGTGCGGGCGGCACCACACGATCGTGCACCAGCGCGGCTGGACCGCGACGGTCACCGCGACCGGGGTCACCTGGCACACCTGA